In Ostrea edulis chromosome 6, xbOstEdul1.1, whole genome shotgun sequence, a single window of DNA contains:
- the LOC125683859 gene encoding uncharacterized protein LOC125683859: MDISPARMMPPGGAMDILFSFDTTGSMSYILDEVKGRLSDMIQRLQADIPGIRIGVIAHGDYCDEKVFYLEKHIDFTQNVVDLCNFVGEVEGTGGGDQDECYELILRKANETFTWAPVSNKVLVMIGDANPHEPDYNLNVDEINWRDEVNICAKQGIKIYAVQAMNNDGVEEFYQFMAEKTGGHYLKLENFSSICDFIMAICYRERDDDLFQNYEAEVTARQGTSGLHKDLNQMFATLRRGDSSVSSTSNPGCSSTVIPAPHSPLPITPMHSVVSSASDSNVKPTAVCAPIAKPIAKPGRQTRAFPKKKSKVKAKLSEKIPGKKIVATPREKVPKTKFALRKLKWSAWKLAYSSEKPENRDSWCKMYNMKNCYRKRELFRGSVNLKLYEVSVQTHPRGKMHVMYQKITSADLNHKSWERYLFQGSKRRRYIHKRQVKNVIRQGCRVFIRKADIQKRQLKQVEKLNKYSYAWARSISGRKRPERLVIKNKKTLSGSNCGLH, translated from the exons ATGGATATTTCACCAGCACGCATGATGCCACCAGGGGGCGCCATggatatcttattttcatttgacaCCACTGGGTCAATGTCATATATACTGGACGAGGTCAAAGGTCGATTAAGTGACATGATTCAGAGGCTACAGGCCGACATTCCGGGTATTAGGATCGGCGTCATTGCTCACGGAGACTATTGTGACGAAAAAGTCTTCTATCTCGAAAAGCACATTGACTTCACTCAGAATGTGGTGGATCTGTGTAATTTCGTGGGCGAGGTTGAGGGAACTGGAGGAGGGGACCAGGACGAGTGTTATGAACTGATCCTCAGAAAAGCGAATGAAACATTCACATGGGCGCCAGTGTCCAACAAAGTTTTAGTCATGATAGGCGATGCAAATCCACATGAACCAGATTATAATTTAAACGTGGACGAAATCAACTGGAGGGATGAGGTCAATATATGTGCGAAACAG GGAATCAAAATCTACGCTGTGCAGGCTATGAATAACGATGGCGTAGAAGAATTTTACCAATTCATGGCTGAAAAAACCGGCGGTCACTATCTGAAGCTGGAGAATTTTTCCAGCATTTGTGACTTCATCATGGCAATTTGTTACAGAGAAAGGGATGACGATCTATTTCAG AATTACGAAGCAGAAGTCACAGCCCGCCAAGGTACGTCGGGTCTACACAAAGACTTAAACCAAATGTTTGCTACCCTTCGTCGTGGAGACTCCTCGGTAAGCAGTACGTCGAATCCGGGATGTTCGTCAACAGTTATTCCAGCACCTCATTCGCCATTACCAATCACACCAATGCACAGCGTCGTTTCCTCAGCGAGTGATTCAAATGTCAAACCTACAGCTGTGTGCGCCCCAATAGCCAAACCAATAGCTAAACCAGGAAGACAGACAAGAGCATTTCCTAAAAAG aaatccAAGGTAAAAGCAAAACTAAGTGAAAAAATCCCGGGAAAGAAAATTGTAGCAACCCCACGTGAAAAAGTTCCAAAAACGAAGTTTGCACTCAGGAAATTGAAATGGTCAGCGTGGAAACTGGCATATAGTTCCGAGAAACCCGAGAATCGAGATTCGTGGTGCAAAATGTACAACATGAAAAACTGCTACAGGAAAAGGGAATTATTCCGGGGTTCTGTGAATTTAAAACTATACGAAGTCTCAGTGCAGACCCATCCCAGAGGGAAAATGCACGTCATGTATCAGAAAATAACAtcagctgaccttaatcacaagTCATGGGAGCGGTATTTGTTCCAGGGATCCAAGAGACGCCGCTACATTCACAAGAGACAAGTAAAGAACGTTATTAGACAAGGCTGTCGTGTGTTTATTCGTAAAGCAGATATCCAAAAGAGACAACTGAAACAGGTCgagaaattaaacaaatatagcTACGCATGGGCAAGGTCAATATCTGGTAGAAAGAGACCGGAAAGACTGGTCATTAAGAATAAGAAAACGCTGTCCGGATCGAACTGTGGGCTACACTGA
- the LOC125683860 gene encoding uncharacterized protein LOC125683860, whose product MDISPARMMPPGGAMDILFSFDTTGSMSYILDEVKGRLSDMIQRLQADIPGIRIGVIAHGDYCDEKVFYLEKHIDFTQNVVDLCNFVGEVEGTGGGDQDECYELILRKANETFTWAPVSNKVLVMIGDANPHEPDYNLNVDEINWRDEVNICAKQGIKIYAVQAMNNDGVEEFYQFMAEKTGGHYLKLENFSSICDFIMAICYRERDDDLFQNYEAEVTARQGTSGLHKDLNQMFATLRRGDSSVSSTSNPGCSSTVIPAPHSPLPITPMHSVVSSASDSNVKPTAVCAPIAKPIAKPGKQTRAFPKKKSKVKAKLCEKIPGKKIVATPREKVPETKFALRKLKWSAWKLAYSSEKPENRDSWCKMYNMKNCYRKRELFRGSVNLKLYEVSVQTHPRGKMHVMYQKITSADLNHKSWERYLFQGSKRRRYIHKRQVKNVIRQGCRVFIRKADIQKRQLKQVEKLNKYSYAWARSISGRKRPERLVIKNMKTLSGSNCGLH is encoded by the exons ATGGATATATCACCAGCACGCATGATGCCACCAGGGGGCGCCATggatatcttattttcatttgacaCCACTGGGTCAATGTCATATATACTGGACGAGGTCAAAGGTCGATTAAGTGACATGATTCAGAGGCTACAGGCCGATATTCCGGGTATTAGGATCGGCGTCATTGCTCACGGAGACTATTGTGACGAAAAGGTCTTCTATCTCGAAAAGCATATTGACTTTACTCAGAATGTGGTGGATCTGTGTAATTTCGTGGGCGAGGTTGAGGGAACTGGAGGAGGGGACCAGGACGAGTGTTATGAACTGATCCTCAGAAAAGCGAATGAAACATTCACATGGGCGCCAGTGTCCAACAAAGTTTTAGTCATGATAGGCGATGCAAATCCACATGAACCAGATTATAATTTAAACGTGGACGAAATCAACTGGAGGGATGAGGTCAATATATGTGCGAAACAG GGAATCAAAATCTACGCGGTGCAGGCTATGAATAACGATGGCGTAGAAGAATTTTACCAATTCATGGCTGAAAAAACCGGCGGTCACTATCTGAAGCTGGAGAATTTTTCCAGCATTTGTGACTTCATCATGGCAATTTGTTACAGAGAAAGGGATGACGATCTATTTCAG AATTACGAAGCAGAAGTCACAGCCCGCCAAGGTACGTCGGGTCTACACAAAGACTTAAACCAAATGTTTGCTACCCTTCGTCGTGGAGACTCCTCGGTAAGCAGTACGTCGAATCCGGGATGTTCGTCAACAGTTATTCCAGCACCTCATTCGCCATTACCAATCACACCAATGCACAGCGTCGTTTCCTCAGCGAGTGATTCAAATGTCAAACCTACAGCTGTGTGCGCCCCAATAGCCAAACCAATAGCTAAACCAGGAAAACAGACAAGAGCATTTCCTAAAAAG aaatccAAGGTAAAAGCAAAACTATGTGAAAAAATCCCGGGAAAGAAAATTGTAGCAACCCCACGTGAAAAAGTTCCAGAAACTAAATTTGCACTCAGGAAATTGAAATGGTCAGCGTGGAAACTGGCATATAGTTCCGAGAAACCTGAGAATCGAGATTCGTGGTGCAAAATGTACAACATGAAAAACTGCTACAGGAAAAGGGAATTATTCCGGGGTTCTGTGAATTTAAAACTATACGAAGTCTCAGTGCAGACCCATCCCAGAGGGAAAATGCACGTCATGTATCAGAAAATAACAtcagctgaccttaatcacaagTCATGGGAGCGGTATTTGTTCCAGGGATCCAAGAGACGCCGCTACATTCACAAGAGACAAGTAAAGAACGTTATTAGACAAGGCTGTCGTGTGTTTATTCGTAAAGCAGATATCCAAAAGAGACAACTGAAACAGGTCgagaaattaaacaaatatagcTACGCATGGGCAAGGTCAATATCTGGTAGAAAGAGACCGGAAAGACTGGTCATTAAGAATATGAAAACGCTGTCCGGATCGAACTGTGGGCTACACTGA